The Flammeovirga pectinis genomic interval AATAATTAATTACTTATAAAGCAAATTTACAAACTGAGTCATTTAAATTCATTTATAAATAAATTTAAACTTTTTTAAACAAATATTAATGATTAGTTTTACGTTAACATACGTAAACACAAACTTCCATCTCTGGGCAAAATTTCATGATTCATTATATAAAAAGAATTGTATCCAGCAATAATACCTTTGGTTTAGGTATTTTAGTAGGCTTATTATTAGGCTACTTCCTTGCATTTGCACTTGCAAGTTATTTTTTAGTTTAGAACAACTTTAGTTGTTCTGATTCATTTTCGGTTCCAGGCTCTCCTAAGTTACTAATACTTATGCCGAGTAACCTAACATTAAATGTTTGAGGGTTTAGTTCTTCTAACAATGTTAAAGACTCTTCTGTTAAAAACGATTTGTTTTTTATGAGGGTAGCGTAGGTACGACTTTTTGTATGCATCTCAAAGTCATGTTGTTTAATCTTAACAGTAATAGTTTTACCGCTTTTATTCGATTTTAATATCCTATCCCAAAGTATATCAGCTATTTTTAAAAGGTGCTCTCTCATCTTTTGTACATCAGCAATATCTTTAGAAAAAGTACGTTCGGCACCAATAGATTTCCTTTCTCTATGGGCTTTTACTTTACGGTTATCAATTCCTCTAACAATGTGAAAGTAGTATTTTCCTGTGCTTCCAAACGTATCATTAAGGTGTTCTATCGGCCAGTTTTTTAAATCTTTCCCTTTATAAATCCCAAGCTTTTTCATTTTATCTGCCGTAACATTGCCAATTCCGTAAAAACGTTCTATTGGTAATTGTTCTAAAAATGCTTCAGCTTCTTCTGGTAAGATAATAGCCTGTCCATTTGGTTTATTAATATCGGAAGCTGTTTTTGCTAAGAATTTATTATAGGAAATTCCAGCACTCGCATTCAAATTTAGTTTGTCATTAATTTTTTCTCTGATTTCTAAAGCTATTTGCGTCGCAGATTGTATTCCTTTTTTATTTTCTGTTACATCAAGGTATGCTTCATCTAAAGAAAGAGGTTCAACTAAATCTGTATATTCATAAAAAATTTTTTTGATTTGTACAGATACATCCTTGTACACATGAAACCTAGGGCGAGTAAAAATAATCTGTGGACA includes:
- the dinB gene encoding DNA polymerase IV, which produces MKKIIHIDMDAFFASIEQRDFPHLRGKPVAVGGSRERGVVAAASYEARKFGVKSAMPSALAYRKCPQIIFTRPRFHVYKDVSVQIKKIFYEYTDLVEPLSLDEAYLDVTENKKGIQSATQIALEIREKINDKLNLNASAGISYNKFLAKTASDINKPNGQAIILPEEAEAFLEQLPIERFYGIGNVTADKMKKLGIYKGKDLKNWPIEHLNDTFGSTGKYYFHIVRGIDNRKVKAHRERKSIGAERTFSKDIADVQKMREHLLKIADILWDRILKSNKSGKTITVKIKQHDFEMHTKSRTYATLIKNKSFLTEESLTLLEELNPQTFNVRLLGISISNLGEPGTENESEQLKLF